A region of Chitinophaga horti DNA encodes the following proteins:
- a CDS encoding dihydrodipicolinate synthase family protein: MRIKGLVAATFSTFNEDGSLNLSLIPTLVDKLIGDGVRGVFICGTNGEGPNLTIEERMTIAEAYVKAVNKRCLVLVHVGHPSIAEARKLAAHAQQIGADAISAVAAFYFKPSSARNLVDCMAQIASAAPAMPFYYYHIPVITGVAVDPLDFLQMAEERIPNLAGIKYTSATIHEYQACLNYKDGKFDILFGYDELLLPALAVGAEGAIGSTYTFAAPLYLKVMEHFREGRLTEARQLQYQAVKMIQCLPKYSPIPAQKAIMKIMGIDLGPCRLPLTTLGDKEVQEIHTYLDEINFTSVLHAVTSPANGVVAGQPS, translated from the coding sequence ATGAGAATAAAAGGATTGGTTGCTGCAACGTTCAGCACTTTCAACGAAGATGGTTCATTAAACCTTTCATTGATCCCCACACTGGTAGACAAACTGATCGGCGATGGCGTTCGCGGTGTATTTATCTGCGGCACGAACGGCGAAGGCCCGAATCTCACGATAGAAGAGCGCATGACTATCGCGGAAGCCTATGTGAAGGCCGTGAACAAACGTTGCCTCGTACTGGTACACGTTGGTCATCCTTCGATAGCGGAAGCACGGAAGCTGGCGGCACATGCACAGCAAATCGGCGCAGATGCTATTTCCGCAGTAGCAGCATTCTACTTTAAGCCATCGTCTGCGCGCAACCTGGTGGATTGTATGGCGCAAATTGCATCTGCCGCTCCCGCAATGCCTTTTTACTATTATCACATCCCGGTGATTACCGGCGTGGCAGTAGACCCACTCGACTTCCTGCAGATGGCGGAAGAGCGTATTCCCAATCTTGCGGGAATTAAGTATACATCTGCCACGATTCATGAATACCAGGCCTGCCTGAATTATAAAGACGGCAAGTTCGACATTCTGTTCGGGTATGATGAACTGCTGTTGCCTGCACTGGCCGTTGGTGCGGAAGGAGCGATCGGCAGCACTTATACTTTTGCGGCTCCATTGTATTTGAAAGTGATGGAACACTTCCGTGAAGGCCGGCTTACCGAGGCCCGCCAGTTGCAATACCAGGCCGTAAAGATGATCCAGTGCCTGCCGAAGTATTCACCTATCCCGGCTCAGAAAGCGATCATGAAAATCATGGGCATCGACCTCGGTCCGTGCCGCCTGCCGCTCACCACGTTGGGCGATAAAGAAGTGCAGGAAATTCACACCTACCTTGATGAAATAAATTTCACGTCCGTGCTGCACGCGGTAACGTCGCCCGCTAACGGCGTCGTGGCCGGACAGCCGTCATAA
- a CDS encoding sialidase family protein, translating to MRRLLWILMIGCAGCHTARQSQQSVASPYTVVFEPGGIYASMRIPALAITPGNTLLAFCEARIGNASDWADMHLSLRRSTDGGKTWLPVQLLDSMKQAPVGNPVPIVDAQGTVHLLYQKDYAQAFYIFSKDEGRSWSAPVDITNVYNEFKPEYNWKVLAPGPGHGIQLKNGRLLAAIWLANSAKVTPRRSHAPSCVATIYSDDLGKTWKRGAIVADSSASISNPNESMPVELPDGRVLMSIRNPSPVKRRAFSISNDGISNWSPPRFADELFDPTCMAPIAAVKVGKRPALVFINPDSRHIAKTPRRNLSAKLSFDNGETWPVNHVLDSSAAGYSDIAVGKNGDVYCLYETNTNNNKGFNYSLVLKKINISSLSK from the coding sequence ATGAGAAGATTATTATGGATACTGATGATCGGTTGCGCTGGCTGTCATACTGCCCGCCAGTCGCAGCAGTCGGTGGCTTCCCCTTACACAGTGGTATTTGAGCCGGGTGGCATTTATGCATCGATGCGTATTCCCGCACTGGCGATAACGCCTGGTAACACGTTGCTCGCATTTTGTGAAGCGCGCATCGGCAACGCGAGCGATTGGGCAGATATGCATCTGTCACTGCGCCGCAGCACGGATGGCGGAAAAACCTGGCTGCCCGTACAGTTACTGGATAGCATGAAGCAGGCACCCGTGGGTAACCCGGTGCCGATCGTGGATGCACAAGGTACCGTACACCTGTTGTACCAAAAGGACTATGCACAGGCGTTTTACATCTTCTCCAAAGATGAAGGGCGCAGCTGGTCGGCCCCGGTGGACATTACGAATGTATACAACGAATTTAAGCCGGAGTATAACTGGAAAGTGCTGGCGCCCGGTCCGGGCCACGGCATCCAGCTAAAGAACGGAAGATTGCTCGCTGCCATATGGCTTGCCAACTCCGCTAAGGTTACGCCACGCAGAAGCCATGCACCATCCTGCGTAGCCACCATCTATAGCGACGATCTCGGTAAAACCTGGAAGCGTGGTGCCATTGTCGCCGACAGTTCCGCCAGCATCTCAAATCCCAATGAAAGCATGCCTGTGGAACTGCCCGATGGCCGTGTGCTGATGAGCATTCGTAATCCATCTCCGGTGAAGCGACGCGCCTTTAGTATCAGTAACGACGGCATCAGCAACTGGAGCCCTCCGAGGTTTGCGGATGAGCTGTTTGATCCAACCTGTATGGCGCCCATCGCTGCGGTAAAAGTGGGTAAACGCCCGGCGCTGGTGTTTATCAATCCCGACAGTCGTCATATCGCTAAAACGCCCCGTCGTAACCTCAGTGCCAAACTATCTTTCGATAATGGTGAAACCTGGCCGGTGAATCATGTGCTGGACAGCAGCGCTGCCGGTTACAGCGATATCGCCGTAGGGAAGAATGGTGACGTGTACTGCCTGTACGAAACGAATACCAATAACAACAAGGGCTTCAATTACAGCCTGGTGCTGAAAAAGATCAACATATCCAGCTTAAGTAAATAA
- a CDS encoding sialidase family protein yields MLLPLLAFMMACNDDNSERIYPKLEPPGSVLSYVFQQGGDGYSCFRIPAIVMTKSGTLLAFAEGRKNGCGDEDDIDLVLKRSLDTGKTWSKLSVVWSDAENTCGNPVPIVDRNTGKIVLLMTWNRGDDAIGTINAGTSKDTRRVYLTSSSNDGVSWEPVKEITSSVKKAGWGWYATGPCHGIQTAAGRMIAPCDYIEVGAGRRGNSHVIYSDDAGVTWQLGGIVPTVEGVNPNESTVAELSGGKLLLNMRVGNNENLRMSSTSTDGGITWSTPYNEPQLIDPVCQGSLLSATIGGSLQLFFSNPAATTRRTMTIKLSTDEGAKWDKKNIVFDGPAGYSDLVQLSGTHIGLLYEAGVAKYTNGIAFKSVAIANIK; encoded by the coding sequence ATGCTGCTTCCCTTACTCGCATTCATGATGGCGTGTAACGATGATAATTCGGAACGCATCTATCCAAAACTGGAGCCGCCTGGCTCGGTATTGTCCTACGTATTTCAACAGGGCGGCGACGGCTATAGCTGCTTTCGTATTCCCGCCATCGTAATGACCAAATCGGGCACGCTGCTCGCTTTTGCCGAGGGGCGTAAGAATGGCTGTGGCGACGAAGATGATATTGACCTCGTGTTAAAACGATCACTCGATACGGGTAAGACCTGGAGCAAGTTAAGCGTGGTATGGAGCGATGCAGAAAATACCTGTGGCAACCCTGTGCCTATTGTTGATCGCAACACCGGCAAAATAGTGCTGCTGATGACCTGGAACCGTGGCGACGACGCTATCGGCACCATTAACGCCGGAACAAGTAAAGATACACGCCGCGTTTACCTCACCTCTTCCTCCAACGATGGTGTGAGCTGGGAGCCGGTGAAAGAAATTACTTCCAGTGTGAAGAAAGCTGGTTGGGGCTGGTATGCAACTGGTCCTTGTCATGGCATACAAACTGCAGCCGGACGTATGATCGCACCTTGCGATTACATTGAAGTAGGCGCTGGCCGCCGTGGTAATTCGCACGTGATTTATTCTGATGATGCAGGTGTTACCTGGCAGCTCGGCGGCATCGTTCCTACAGTGGAGGGTGTTAATCCGAACGAAAGCACGGTGGCCGAGCTTTCCGGGGGTAAGTTATTGCTGAACATGCGTGTTGGGAACAACGAGAACCTGCGCATGTCAAGCACCAGCACCGACGGCGGTATTACCTGGAGTACGCCTTACAATGAGCCGCAACTCATCGATCCGGTTTGCCAGGGCAGTTTGCTGTCGGCCACTATCGGTGGCAGTTTGCAATTGTTCTTTTCAAACCCGGCAGCCACGACGCGCAGAACCATGACGATCAAACTGAGTACAGACGAGGGCGCAAAGTGGGACAAAAAGAACATAGTATTCGACGGTCCGGCCGGTTACTCCGACCTGGTCCAGCTGTCGGGTACACACATCGGGTTGCTGTATGAAGCAGGCGTGGCGAAGTATACGAACGGTATTGCATTTAAATCAGTGGCGATTGCCAACATTAAATAG
- a CDS encoding RagB/SusD family nutrient uptake outer membrane protein: MKGWMIKIGCLAVMAFSFPSCDAILEVEPQSNITEQVFFKNESDFEPNVVGIYTVLRSLVNNNTYGMERGEELISASNSRFTVAWSHTLSPSSGALNYAEWYRGIGHCNLLLEKIKGFSFSANPDLKKKIVAETYALRAFFYFHLVRVIGDAPIMLEAVVNDNVPQLPRSPAADVVTQILADIDASLEQYTSMDNFVRSSYPSKYRFAYGSVQAMKADVLLWSAKVNGGGDASLQQAITAINEVETTGLSLNEDFAAVTGTRASSNKEVLMAAYYQRDETPGGNYAKNALPFLSIVQGATNLDKLPYAVSSGNAQGAYQISPLSKSLFTNAADKRIPYTWVVEMQGAAQRVSWITKYPGTKYSDDRIPDNDLLVYRLADVFLMKAEAYAALNDLTNSVKYLDTVRLRAGTGRYAGAVTKPAIEREILDERGRELFFENKRWFDLVRFHRGGTIDVYKYVPNLAGKTTPLFWPVNSTVIANNPNIDQTDGY, translated from the coding sequence ATGAAAGGATGGATGATAAAAATAGGCTGCCTGGCCGTGATGGCCTTCAGCTTTCCCAGTTGCGATGCAATACTGGAAGTAGAGCCGCAGTCGAACATTACCGAACAGGTATTCTTTAAAAACGAAAGCGATTTTGAACCCAATGTAGTCGGTATATATACCGTGTTACGCAGCCTGGTAAATAACAATACTTATGGAATGGAAAGGGGCGAGGAACTGATTTCAGCCTCTAACTCCCGCTTTACCGTGGCCTGGTCACACACGCTGTCGCCCTCTTCCGGCGCGCTCAACTATGCTGAATGGTACAGGGGCATCGGTCACTGTAACCTGCTGCTGGAGAAAATAAAGGGCTTCTCTTTCAGTGCTAACCCTGACCTGAAAAAGAAGATTGTGGCAGAGACTTACGCACTGCGGGCGTTCTTTTACTTTCACCTCGTACGTGTGATCGGCGATGCGCCGATTATGCTGGAAGCGGTGGTAAACGACAATGTACCGCAACTGCCCCGTTCCCCGGCGGCGGATGTGGTAACGCAAATACTGGCGGATATTGACGCGTCGCTCGAACAGTATACGAGTATGGACAACTTCGTACGCAGCAGTTATCCGTCGAAGTACCGTTTCGCTTATGGTTCGGTACAGGCGATGAAGGCGGATGTGTTGCTATGGAGTGCGAAAGTAAACGGTGGCGGCGATGCCAGCCTGCAACAGGCTATCACCGCCATCAATGAAGTGGAAACGACGGGTCTTAGCCTGAACGAAGACTTCGCCGCCGTAACGGGTACCCGCGCATCTTCCAATAAAGAAGTGCTGATGGCTGCCTACTACCAGCGTGACGAAACACCGGGAGGCAACTATGCAAAAAATGCATTGCCATTTCTGTCCATCGTGCAGGGTGCCACCAACCTCGACAAACTCCCTTATGCAGTATCGTCCGGCAACGCGCAGGGTGCTTACCAGATCAGTCCTTTATCTAAATCGTTGTTCACGAATGCAGCGGATAAACGCATTCCGTACACCTGGGTAGTGGAGATGCAGGGCGCCGCACAGCGCGTATCCTGGATCACGAAATACCCCGGTACCAAGTACAGCGACGACCGCATTCCCGATAACGACCTGCTCGTATACCGACTCGCCGATGTGTTCTTGATGAAAGCGGAAGCGTATGCCGCACTGAATGACCTGACCAACAGCGTTAAATATCTCGATACAGTAAGGCTGCGCGCAGGCACCGGCCGTTACGCAGGTGCAGTCACGAAACCCGCTATCGAACGCGAAATACTGGACGAGCGCGGTCGTGAACTGTTCTTCGAAAACAAGCGCTGGTTCGACCTGGTGCGGTTCCATAGAGGCGGCACGATCGACGTATACAAGTATGTGCCTAACCTGGCAGGTAAAACAACGCCGCTGTTCTGGCCCGTGAACAGTACGGTGATCGCTAACAATCCAAACATTGATCAGACAGATGGCTATTAA
- a CDS encoding SusC/RagA family TonB-linked outer membrane protein — protein sequence MILFRICCALLLLSGVQQAYSQDAGFTVSGIVRDSSSQEVLIGVTVSVKGKPTVGTITGPDGRYTLKLTSGNESLLFRMLNYTQQEVAVSNQATHNILLSSSSSQLGEILIVGYTEQTSKKNTAAISKLDVAELKNNPNPNPVQALQGKIAGVSIPITQGQPGIGATNIVIRGGTKPNVYGSGLGNNNGASVGSADGSAPLVIVDGVMRSMNDVNPDDIESLQVMKDAASTAIYGARAANGAIVIRTKKGRLNTKSTITLSHRTTWETQARDYDYLSAEEYLRLARITVSNTSDAIDKNNLLYNAGFSAGTRIFTRPGDYGKSVYLTALYDNILQVEGQEYVDGLLNRGWRVMDDPINPGTKLLYADNQYQDRLWNTGVSNTDNFTINGGTDKADYNFSMGYTNQKGVLVGTKYRRFNALGNFGFQASDKLRLDFMLNFQNVQPNYVDAYQNDLVRAIRITPLIRLFKDDGNPTPGELYTVRNRFHTLKYDDMRTKTERLVTRAAADWTIVKGLHFRPAVSYLIDDYTELFMRKATPSDEIQPSMQRWKDDYTNNSRQLMIDAVLQYDLTVAQDHHIMALAGVNYTQNRNHVKDMGSQRATNDYIYTINEPPTTVINGSVFSNVGDFATNLGERRTASMFGQFSYDYKMKYLLGGSLRYDGFSNFAPDYKYAFFPSVSAGWNIDNEDFWPRNNTVSGLKIRASWGGTGASDLSLSDTYGEYSAVGYAMYPGILRSGLANQRLRWEATNTTDVAIEASFLKNRLNLSVDFYNKLTKDRLTSKPLPSEAPFTSITYNNGALRNRGIEVALGGSVVRTKHFNWDMNLSFAFNRTVITQLPDNGREKNRQGGDIIFDKKTGKEIRAGGLAEGERPYGIWAYNVLGVFATDAEAAEWNSRVKDNMASPQGIIVGKRGGDFIFEDVNSDGVIDSKDQVFMGYRNPDKIGGIQNTFSYKGFSLRVNADYAIGHLISNGALARSMGQARAFNEGAPAQALAADVWKNQGDAGRKYARFSFSDYDFGQRNYLRNGSLGNNSSYNSDVSVMYEKGDFLALREITLTYDVPRDITKTFRSSGLSVFASVYNVGYLTAYKGLNPEIYSGFDPGGYPRPRQFSLGANLKF from the coding sequence ATGATCCTTTTTAGAATTTGCTGCGCTCTTTTACTCCTGTCAGGGGTACAGCAAGCCTACAGCCAGGACGCCGGCTTTACGGTATCGGGTATTGTGCGCGACTCCTCCAGCCAGGAAGTGCTCATCGGGGTAACCGTCTCCGTAAAAGGCAAACCCACTGTGGGTACCATCACCGGTCCTGATGGTCGCTATACCTTAAAACTTACTTCCGGCAACGAAAGCCTCCTGTTCCGCATGCTGAACTACACCCAGCAGGAAGTAGCCGTCAGCAACCAGGCGACGCATAATATATTATTATCGTCCTCCTCTTCTCAATTAGGAGAGATACTGATCGTGGGTTACACGGAACAAACCAGCAAAAAGAACACGGCCGCTATTTCCAAACTGGATGTAGCAGAACTGAAGAACAACCCGAATCCGAACCCGGTGCAGGCATTGCAGGGTAAGATCGCAGGCGTTTCAATTCCCATCACGCAGGGGCAGCCCGGTATTGGCGCTACCAACATTGTGATACGCGGTGGTACAAAACCGAACGTGTACGGCTCGGGCCTCGGTAACAACAACGGCGCGTCTGTTGGATCGGCCGACGGCAGTGCGCCACTGGTGATCGTAGATGGGGTGATGCGTTCTATGAACGACGTAAACCCAGACGACATTGAGTCGCTGCAGGTGATGAAAGACGCGGCATCCACCGCGATTTACGGTGCCCGCGCAGCAAATGGGGCCATCGTTATCAGAACGAAGAAAGGTCGCCTCAATACCAAATCGACGATCACACTCAGTCACCGCACGACATGGGAAACGCAGGCACGGGACTACGATTACCTTTCTGCCGAAGAATATCTTCGCCTGGCTCGTATCACTGTTTCCAACACATCAGACGCTATCGACAAAAACAACCTGTTATACAATGCAGGCTTTTCTGCCGGTACCCGCATCTTCACAAGACCGGGTGATTACGGCAAAAGCGTTTACCTGACGGCCCTGTACGACAACATTCTGCAGGTAGAAGGGCAGGAGTATGTAGACGGCCTGCTGAACCGCGGCTGGCGGGTGATGGATGATCCTATCAACCCGGGGACTAAACTGCTCTATGCCGACAACCAGTACCAGGACCGGCTTTGGAACACGGGTGTGAGTAATACCGACAATTTCACCATCAACGGTGGTACTGATAAAGCTGACTACAACTTTTCCATGGGTTACACCAACCAGAAGGGGGTGCTGGTGGGCACAAAGTATCGCCGTTTCAACGCGCTTGGCAACTTTGGTTTCCAGGCGTCGGATAAACTGCGGCTCGACTTCATGCTGAACTTCCAGAACGTGCAGCCGAACTATGTGGATGCTTACCAGAATGACCTGGTGAGAGCGATCCGTATCACGCCGCTCATCCGCCTTTTTAAAGATGATGGTAATCCAACTCCGGGCGAATTGTACACGGTACGTAACCGCTTCCACACGCTTAAGTACGACGACATGCGTACGAAGACGGAGCGCCTGGTAACACGCGCCGCGGCCGACTGGACGATCGTGAAGGGCTTACATTTCAGGCCGGCGGTGTCGTACCTCATCGACGACTATACGGAATTGTTTATGCGCAAGGCTACGCCTTCAGATGAGATTCAGCCGTCCATGCAGCGCTGGAAGGACGATTATACAAATAACTCCAGGCAGCTGATGATCGACGCCGTGCTGCAGTATGACTTGACGGTTGCGCAGGATCATCACATCATGGCACTGGCCGGGGTTAACTACACGCAGAACAGGAACCACGTAAAGGATATGGGTTCGCAGCGTGCTACCAATGACTACATCTACACGATTAATGAGCCGCCTACCACGGTGATCAATGGTTCTGTGTTTTCCAACGTTGGCGACTTTGCAACCAACCTCGGAGAAAGACGCACAGCCAGTATGTTCGGGCAGTTCAGTTACGATTACAAGATGAAATACCTGCTGGGCGGTAGCTTACGTTACGATGGGTTCTCGAACTTTGCGCCGGACTATAAATACGCGTTCTTCCCGTCGGTATCCGCCGGGTGGAATATCGATAATGAAGACTTCTGGCCACGCAATAATACGGTGAGCGGCCTTAAGATACGCGCGAGCTGGGGTGGGACCGGTGCCAGCGATCTCAGTTTATCGGATACCTACGGCGAGTATAGTGCGGTAGGTTATGCCATGTACCCTGGCATTCTCCGCTCTGGCCTGGCCAACCAGCGCCTGCGTTGGGAAGCAACTAATACGACAGACGTGGCGATCGAAGCTAGTTTTCTCAAAAACAGGTTGAATCTTTCGGTAGACTTTTATAATAAGCTGACTAAAGACAGGCTCACCTCTAAACCACTGCCATCGGAGGCGCCGTTCACTTCCATCACTTACAACAATGGTGCATTGCGCAACCGCGGTATAGAAGTGGCGCTGGGTGGATCGGTAGTGCGTACGAAACACTTCAACTGGGACATGAACCTGTCTTTTGCGTTCAACCGCACAGTCATAACTCAACTACCCGACAATGGCCGGGAAAAGAACAGGCAGGGCGGCGATATCATATTCGACAAAAAGACCGGCAAGGAAATACGTGCGGGCGGACTGGCAGAGGGTGAACGTCCTTACGGCATCTGGGCATACAACGTACTGGGCGTATTCGCTACCGATGCAGAAGCTGCCGAGTGGAACAGCCGTGTGAAGGATAACATGGCATCCCCACAGGGTATCATTGTAGGTAAACGTGGCGGCGACTTCATTTTCGAAGATGTGAACAGCGACGGGGTGATCGACTCGAAAGACCAGGTGTTTATGGGCTACCGTAACCCCGATAAGATCGGCGGTATCCAGAATACGTTCAGCTATAAAGGTTTCTCCCTGCGGGTGAATGCCGATTATGCCATTGGTCACCTGATCAGTAATGGCGCACTTGCCCGCTCTATGGGACAGGCCAGGGCCTTTAACGAAGGCGCGCCTGCACAGGCATTGGCGGCAGATGTGTGGAAGAACCAGGGCGATGCAGGCAGGAAGTATGCTCGCTTCTCCTTCTCCGACTATGACTTCGGGCAGCGCAACTATCTGCGTAACGGATCACTCGGTAACAACAGCAGCTATAACTCGGACGTATCGGTGATGTACGAAAAAGGCGATTTCCTGGCCCTGCGCGAGATCACGCTTACGTACGACGTACCGCGTGATATTACCAAAACCTTCCGCTCATCCGGGCTGAGTGTATTCGCGAGCGTGTACAATGTTGGCTACCTCACCGCATACAAAGGCCTGAACCCGGAAATCTACAGCGGTTTCGATCCCGGTGGTTATCCAAGACCCCGGCAGTTTTCACTTGGTGCTAACCTGAAATTCTGA
- a CDS encoding FadR/GntR family transcriptional regulator: MVTSIKPISSKSMAEQVEQSLREYFAKEAFKPGDPLPTELELAAALGVSRNVVREALSRFKMLGIIESKKKMGMVISNPDIVGTFEKVLTPEIMDEATLQDLFELRLALEMGIADLLYLRKTAEDLDELEEIASREVKGNSFRISTEIAFHGKLYEMTGNNTLKRFQTMLLPIFGYVLKLENKKYVAGKVSHQGLVKILRKGTPEAFTEGMRSHLQPHFDRIRLLNKKR; this comes from the coding sequence ATGGTCACCAGTATAAAGCCCATTTCATCCAAATCTATGGCCGAACAGGTAGAGCAAAGCCTGAGAGAGTACTTTGCCAAAGAAGCCTTCAAGCCGGGCGATCCCCTTCCCACCGAACTGGAACTGGCCGCAGCCTTAGGTGTTAGCCGAAACGTAGTACGTGAAGCCTTGAGCCGCTTCAAAATGCTGGGCATCATCGAAAGCAAAAAGAAGATGGGCATGGTGATCTCCAACCCCGATATCGTCGGCACGTTTGAAAAGGTACTCACGCCCGAAATCATGGACGAAGCCACGTTGCAGGACTTGTTTGAACTGCGGCTCGCATTGGAAATGGGCATTGCAGATCTGTTGTACCTGCGCAAAACAGCGGAGGACCTGGACGAGCTGGAGGAGATTGCCTCCCGCGAGGTAAAGGGCAACAGTTTCCGCATCAGCACCGAAATTGCGTTTCATGGCAAGTTGTACGAGATGACAGGTAACAATACCCTGAAACGTTTCCAGACGATGCTGCTGCCGATCTTCGGCTACGTGCTGAAGCTGGAGAATAAGAAGTACGTCGCCGGTAAAGTAAGTCACCAGGGATTGGTGAAAATTCTCCGTAAAGGTACCCCCGAAGCCTTCACTGAGGGCATGCGCTCTCATTTACAACCGCATTTCGATCGCATCCGGTTACTAAATAAGAAACGTTAG
- a CDS encoding multiheme c-type cytochrome, producing the protein MNKRQLGITAAIIACAFALSRCISKPTPPADPRGEQYAAANTCASCHQSVYDAYTQTAHAHTSALATAGTVKGDFNAPGNVFHFSNGTEVVLEKKGERLVQRTNGQEQPFDIVIGSGRKAQTSLYWQNGQYFQLPISWFVPANSWANSPGFPADHPKFDRVIPSTCFGCHSSMIGIAEVKQENLQLKETFEHNKLLAGIDCQRCHGPAAEHVDYHNQHPQEKTAHAMKHPGKLSRQQQLDMCALCHSGLKPMQRSAFDFKPGDALSEFLMPTAPFPSKQVDVHGNQYQLLTASKCFSGSQQMTCGSCHDPHTSERSNMQVFSQRCMSCHQPDSPQFCKLRSKPSATLQQNCIDCHMPAQPSTAITLLTNGQQSPTADSIRTHMIAVY; encoded by the coding sequence ATGAACAAACGACAGCTTGGTATTACGGCCGCCATTATCGCCTGTGCTTTCGCGCTTTCCCGTTGCATCAGCAAGCCCACCCCGCCTGCCGACCCCAGGGGCGAACAATACGCCGCCGCCAACACCTGCGCCAGTTGTCACCAGTCAGTTTACGACGCTTACACTCAAACTGCACATGCACATACATCTGCCTTAGCCACAGCCGGTACAGTGAAAGGTGACTTCAACGCGCCGGGCAATGTATTTCATTTCAGCAATGGTACGGAAGTAGTCCTGGAGAAAAAAGGCGAACGACTGGTACAGCGCACCAACGGCCAGGAGCAACCGTTCGACATTGTGATCGGGTCGGGCAGAAAAGCGCAGACTTCCTTGTATTGGCAAAACGGCCAATATTTTCAGCTTCCCATCTCGTGGTTCGTACCGGCCAACAGCTGGGCCAATAGTCCGGGCTTCCCGGCAGATCATCCGAAGTTCGACCGCGTCATTCCCAGCACTTGTTTTGGTTGCCATAGTTCGATGATCGGGATAGCAGAAGTGAAGCAGGAGAATTTACAATTGAAAGAAACGTTTGAGCATAACAAACTGTTAGCTGGAATTGATTGCCAACGTTGCCACGGCCCCGCGGCGGAACACGTAGATTACCACAATCAACATCCGCAGGAGAAGACGGCTCACGCAATGAAGCATCCCGGCAAACTAAGCCGGCAGCAGCAGCTGGACATGTGTGCCCTTTGCCACTCAGGATTGAAACCGATGCAACGCTCCGCCTTCGACTTCAAACCCGGCGATGCACTGTCCGAGTTCCTGATGCCCACGGCCCCCTTCCCTTCCAAACAGGTAGATGTACATGGCAACCAATATCAATTGCTGACGGCCAGTAAATGTTTTTCCGGCAGCCAGCAAATGACCTGCGGTTCTTGCCACGATCCGCATACGAGCGAGCGGAGTAATATGCAGGTATTTTCGCAGCGTTGTATGAGTTGCCATCAACCCGATAGCCCGCAGTTCTGTAAGCTACGCTCAAAGCCATCGGCCACCCTGCAACAGAATTGTATCGATTGCCATATGCCCGCGCAGCCTTCCACGGCCATTACTTTGCTAACGAACGGGC